In one Paraburkholderia azotifigens genomic region, the following are encoded:
- a CDS encoding HlyD family efflux transporter periplasmic adaptor subunit, with amino-acid sequence MGDTFRSGSEVARAAVSKSTETPARNQRKRLLALLAAAVVAAGAAYGTYYFKWGRYHEATDDAYVSGNLVELTPQVTGTVTAVNADDTQIVKAGDAVVALDPADARNALMKAEAEFGQTVRRVSSLYVNNDFYAANVAQRRSELARATNDLRRRAAVADSGAVSAEDIAHARDAVNAAQAALDAARQQDEANHALTDRTTVAQHPDVQAAGSKVRDAWLAYARNTLPAPVTGYVAKRSVQVGQRVSPGTPLMAIVPLDGVWVDANFKEVQLKRMRIGQPVVLIADVYGSGMTYHGRIEGFSAGTGSAFATLPAQNATGNWIKIVQRLPVRIQLDQRELAAHPLRIGLSMQVKVDTRDDSGTQLGAASNTSYRTDVFAEYGSQADIEIEKLLAQNEMASRAAAAKSEAKGAAPKTQGDTAARQRAPVAQGGNA; translated from the coding sequence ATGGGAGATACCTTCAGATCCGGCAGTGAAGTCGCGCGTGCCGCCGTCAGCAAAAGCACGGAGACGCCCGCCCGGAATCAACGCAAGCGCCTGCTCGCGCTTCTGGCCGCCGCTGTGGTCGCAGCCGGCGCGGCCTACGGCACCTATTACTTCAAGTGGGGCCGATATCACGAGGCCACCGACGACGCTTATGTCAGCGGCAATCTCGTCGAGCTCACTCCTCAGGTCACGGGCACTGTCACCGCCGTCAACGCCGACGACACGCAGATCGTGAAAGCGGGCGACGCTGTCGTCGCGCTAGACCCCGCGGATGCGCGGAACGCTCTGATGAAGGCCGAGGCCGAATTCGGGCAAACCGTGCGTCGCGTCAGCAGCCTGTACGTGAACAACGACTTCTACGCCGCTAACGTTGCGCAGCGCCGTTCGGAGCTCGCCCGTGCCACGAACGATCTGCGCCGGCGCGCGGCTGTCGCGGACTCGGGTGCCGTCTCCGCCGAAGATATCGCGCACGCTCGCGATGCCGTGAATGCCGCACAGGCCGCGCTCGATGCGGCGCGTCAGCAGGACGAAGCCAATCACGCGCTCACCGACCGTACGACCGTGGCGCAGCATCCCGATGTGCAGGCCGCCGGGTCGAAAGTGCGGGACGCCTGGCTTGCCTATGCGCGCAACACATTGCCCGCTCCCGTGACGGGCTATGTCGCGAAACGCTCGGTTCAGGTGGGACAGCGCGTGTCTCCCGGCACGCCGTTGATGGCGATCGTGCCGCTCGACGGCGTCTGGGTTGACGCGAATTTCAAGGAAGTGCAGTTAAAGCGCATGCGCATCGGTCAGCCTGTCGTGCTGATCGCCGACGTGTACGGATCCGGCATGACGTATCACGGACGGATCGAGGGCTTTTCGGCCGGTACGGGCAGCGCATTCGCGACGCTGCCGGCACAGAACGCGACGGGCAACTGGATCAAGATCGTTCAGCGTTTGCCCGTGCGCATTCAACTGGATCAGCGCGAACTTGCCGCACATCCCCTGCGAATCGGCTTGTCGATGCAGGTCAAGGTCGATACGCGCGACGACTCCGGGACGCAACTGGGCGCGGCCAGCAACACGAGTTATCGCACTGACGTCTTCGCAGAGTATGGATCACAGGCCGACATCGAAATTGAGAAGCTTCTCGCGCAGAACGAGATGGCCTCGCGCGCCGCTGCCGCGAAATCCGAGGCGAAGGGCGCCGCGCCGAAAACGCAGGGTGACACGGCGGCTCGCCAACGCGCGCCCGTCGCGCAAGGAGGCAACGCATGA